The following proteins come from a genomic window of Alicyclobacillus dauci:
- a CDS encoding ornithine cyclodeaminase family protein gives MDEHELMLSVKAAFQTLRATIQPPMRVKVSVRDTSLAPGDAEAMVLLPGFVSDIPAYTVKVHSKYPQNTKRGEPAIQGVIQLFDSAEGRLQAIIDSPLITAHRTAAASAVATDILAKPASKRLAVIGAGVQGDMHYEYVKRIRPIEDVVVFDVRPEAARDFCNRHAQDPVRWSPATNVADAVRAADIIVTATWSTEPFLYPDMVTPGVHIITLGPDEKGKVEVSQELIETSLLVCDDEQLCRDMGALNTFTSGSLTPVTLTSLLNGDEVGRKSNDDITIFGSVGLPFQDLVAAWHVYQRALDTGLGQRLF, from the coding sequence TTGGATGAGCACGAACTGATGCTGTCCGTGAAGGCAGCGTTTCAAACGCTCCGCGCGACGATTCAGCCGCCTATGCGTGTTAAAGTTAGTGTACGTGACACCAGCCTAGCTCCGGGAGATGCTGAAGCTATGGTTCTTCTTCCGGGTTTCGTCTCCGACATACCTGCCTACACGGTAAAAGTTCATTCCAAATACCCGCAGAACACAAAGAGGGGTGAGCCTGCGATTCAAGGGGTGATTCAACTGTTTGACTCCGCGGAAGGCCGCCTGCAAGCGATCATTGACTCACCACTCATCACCGCACACCGTACAGCTGCTGCTTCCGCTGTCGCGACCGACATCTTGGCTAAGCCTGCTTCGAAGCGACTCGCCGTAATTGGAGCGGGTGTCCAAGGAGATATGCACTACGAGTATGTAAAACGAATTCGGCCAATCGAGGACGTGGTGGTATTTGACGTGAGACCGGAGGCAGCACGGGACTTTTGTAATAGACACGCTCAAGACCCAGTCCGTTGGTCCCCGGCCACGAACGTCGCAGATGCCGTTCGGGCAGCCGATATCATCGTCACCGCTACATGGTCGACAGAGCCCTTCTTGTACCCGGACATGGTTACACCCGGTGTTCACATCATAACGTTGGGACCGGATGAAAAGGGAAAAGTTGAGGTGTCACAGGAACTGATTGAAACGAGCTTACTTGTTTGTGACGACGAGCAACTGTGTAGGGACATGGGGGCTCTAAACACGTTTACGTCAGGTTCGCTCACGCCAGTCACCCTAACCTCGTTATTAAATGGAGATGAGGTCGGGCGCAAGTCTAACGATGATATCACGATCTTTGGGTCTGTCGGTCTGCCGTTTCAAGATCTCGTTGCCGCTTGGCATGTATATCAACGGGCCCTGGACACGGGATTGGGGCAACGTTTATTCTAG